From a region of the Impatiens glandulifera chromosome 4, dImpGla2.1, whole genome shotgun sequence genome:
- the LOC124936598 gene encoding probable ribonuclease P/MRP protein subunit POP5, which yields MVGFRNRYMVMEVFLDPDKGFGGDDPIILTQFNISKGIKDSLLENFGECGLASSLISFQVKYVNPITKLCIIRASRDEHQKVWAAITLVRRIGNCSVLFNLLDLSGSIKACINAALKCEGMKFEHHKLLLGNRLKDDDVNQQLQSSLEKIKTLEH from the exons ATGGTTGGATTCAGGAATAGGTATATGGTGATGGAGGTATTCCTTGACCCAGATAAGGGTTTTGGAGGTGATGATCCCATCATACTTACCCAATTTAATATCTCAAAAGGAATAAAAGATAGTCTTCTTGAGAACTTTGGGGAGTGTGGTTTAGCTTCATCCCTAATTTCCTTCCAAG TGAAATATGTGAACCCAATCACGAAACTTTGCATCATCAGAGCCTCAAGAGATGAGCATCAGAAAGTGTGGGCAGCAATTACCTTGGTCAGAAGAATTGGAAATTGCTCAGTTTTGTTCAACTTGTTGGATCTTAGCG GAAGTATCAAGGCATGTATAAATGCTGCCCTCAAGTGTGAAGGAATGAAGTTTGAGCATCATAAGCTTCTTCTGGGAAATCGTCTGAAGGATGATGATGTAAACCAACAATTGCAGAGTTCCcttgaaaaaatcaaaacacTAGAACATTGA
- the LOC124935355 gene encoding adenine nucleotide transporter BT1, chloroplastic/mitochondrial-like, which produces MGIINRNLQQNEENKGKCVGLNSNSRIGSLWCNHPPGGLFASVSQIGIRYGLSPNPPNSNDSILEFAYSSNMAMKYRTAPESNFLMIGEIDEVFVEETEKKMKQKIGGLRLKFKVKNPSLRRLISGAIAGVVSRTSVAPLETVKTHLMVGSYGNSMNQVFQNIVENEGWKGLFRGNLVNVIRVAPSKGIELLVYDTVKKHLMPEFPLPASLVAGGIAGMSSTLCTYPLELIKTRLTVQRGVYKNFLDAFFKILQEGGPGELYRGLTPSIIGVVPYAATNYFVYDTLRKSYKKLFRKERVGNIETLLMGSTAGVISSSATFPLEVARKRMQLNGRQYRNMVDALVSIIEHGGISGLYRGLGASFMKLVPAAGISFMCYEACKILLAHEEEEDSNNNSTN; this is translated from the exons atggGTATCATTAATAGAAATTTGCAGCAAAATGAAGAGAACAAAGGCAAATGTGTTGGACTGAATTCAAATAGCAGAATTGGGTCTTTGTGGTGTAATCATCCTCCTGGAGGTTTATTCGCCAGTGTTAGTCAGATCGGCATTAGGTATGGTTTATCACCAAATCCTCCAAATTCAAATGACAGTATACTGGAATTTGCATACTCTTCGAATATGGCTATGAAGTATAGGACGGCACCGGAGTCTAACTTTCTGATGATAGGAGAGATTGATGAGGTGTTTGTAGAAGAGActgagaagaagatgaaacagAAGATTGGTGGGCTTAGATTGAAGTTTAAGGTTAAGAACCCATCTCTTAGAAGGTTGATTAGTGGGGCAATTGCTGGTGTGGTTTCTCGGACTTCGGTTGCTCCATTAGAGACTGTAAAGACTCATTTGATGGTGGGAAGTTATGGGAATTCTATGAATCAAGTGTTTCAGAATATAGTGGAGAATGAGGGATGGAAGGGACTGTTTAGAGGAAATTTGGTTAATGTTATAAGAGTTGCACCCAGCAAAGGAATTGAG CTGTTGGTTTATGATACTGTTAAGAAACACTTAATGCCTGAATTCCCATTGCCAGCTTCTTTAGTTGCTGGTGGTATTGCTGGAATGAGCTCTACATTATGTACATACCCTCTTGAATTGATAAAGACTCGCCTTACAGTTCAGAGAGGCGTTTATAAAAACTTTTTGGATGCATTTTTCAAGATTCTGCAGGAAGGAGGACCTGGCGAACTATACAGAGGCTTAACTCCCAGTATAATTGGAGTTGTTCCATACGCTGCCACCAATTACTTTGTTTACGATACGCTAAGGAAATCTTACAAGAAGTTGTTCAGAAAAGAGAGAGTTGGAAATATAGAAACGCTTTTGATGGGATCCACTGCAGGTGTGATCTCAAGTAGTGCGACGTTCCCACTTGAGGTGGCGCGAAAGAGGATGCAACTAAATGGAAGGCAATACAGGAATATGGTTGATGCACTTGTGAGCATAATTGAACATGGAGGAATTTCGGGTTTATATAGAGGCTTGGGTGCCAGTTTCATGAAGTTGGTTCCTGCTGCTGGAATTTCTTTCATGTGTTATGAGGCCTGCAAGATTTTACTAGCAcacgaagaagaggaagatagtaataataattcaactaattga